Part of the Microcoleus sp. FACHB-68 genome is shown below.
TTGGTTGACTTTCCAATTCTCGGTGTTGCTCTAAATACAGCCGGCGCAAGGCGACACACACCGGCTGAAGATCGTTTGCTAGCGCTTCAAAAAGTTGAGGACGCTTTTCTTCCTTTAAATAGCGAGTGATGCCGGTGCGGAATTCTTCAATTCCACTATCGGAAATGAGCTGATCGATGAGAGGTGAACCCTGTTCATTCAGAATTCTGAAATAATTCTCATTAGGGGTTTCGTAGCTGAAAACCGCAATCTTAAATTTACTCGGAGAAAGTTTGCCAGAGTTGGCACAATAGCGGTTAAATTCGCTGATAAATTGGGGCGTTTCTTCCTGAATGCCGGTGCCTTTGACACTTTGGGCAAAAAGAGAGTTTAATCCATAACGATCTTGTTTGTTCGTTCCTTTGATTTGACTGCCATAAAATCCTAGCAAGCCACTGGTTTTATAAACCCGGCTGTTGTCTCTAAACTGGGAATTGATCAAATCATCGAGTCGCTGGCGCAATTGAGTATTGTACCAAGTTTCATCAACTCGATTGAAAACATAAAAGACACGATCCCGAATCCCAGGATTCTTTCGCATCTTTTCCAAAAGTTCTGTTTCTTCCGTTGTCATGTCTCCTTCCGATGCCGGTTTGAGTACGCACACGACGGCAGATGTTTCCGGATCTTCAATTTTGCGGTAAGTGAGTTCCGCATCCTTTTTCACCGGCGCATCAATTCCCGGCATATCAATTAACACGTTGCCATCTTGTAATAGCGGGTGATGGCAGTAATATTCGATTCGCTTTAAAACAGCACTATTGCTGCCACGACGCGCATAACCGGCAGCTTCTTTTAAATTGGAAAAGTCAAATTGCTCCATCGAAAACGTGTTACTGTGGGTTGGGTGAATGCGCTCACTGTTATCGGCATAACCCTTCAGTAACAAAACCAGTGCTTTCGCTTGTTTCGCTCGATCAGATTTACTTTCTCCACCTTCCAGCTTGATGATCGTTTCGCCTTTTTCAGTTAGCAAGTTAATCGCTTCAGGCTGTTGAAGATTGGTGTCTGCTGTTAATCCCAGACGCTGACACAAAGCATCTGCCTGCTCTTTAATTTCTGTCTGACTTAAAAAGGTGAGAACGACTCGTTCTTTGTCGGCTTCTGCATATTCAATATAACATTCGGTGCCGGTGGCGTGTCCTTCGGCGCTGTAGAGCAATTCTCTCTCTAGCAAAGCGTTGATCAGCATCGATTTGCCGGCACTAAATGCGCCGGCGAAGACGATTTCAAATTTAGGAGAAATTGCTTTTTTCAGGGACGCCTGAACTCCGGTGATATCTTGCATCCGTAAGGACGGTTCTTGATTCAACAAATGCAGTAGACTATCAACCTGAGCTTGGAGATTTTCGCACTGAGGTAACAGTTGAGTCATATTTGTCCAGAGAGT
Proteins encoded:
- a CDS encoding dynamin-like GTPase family protein, which codes for MTQLLPQCENLQAQVDSLLHLLNQEPSLRMQDITGVQASLKKAISPKFEIVFAGAFSAGKSMLINALLERELLYSAEGHATGTECYIEYAEADKERVVLTFLSQTEIKEQADALCQRLGLTADTNLQQPEAINLLTEKGETIIKLEGGESKSDRAKQAKALVLLLKGYADNSERIHPTHSNTFSMEQFDFSNLKEAAGYARRGSNSAVLKRIEYYCHHPLLQDGNVLIDMPGIDAPVKKDAELTYRKIEDPETSAVVCVLKPASEGDMTTEETELLEKMRKNPGIRDRVFYVFNRVDETWYNTQLRQRLDDLINSQFRDNSRVYKTSGLLGFYGSQIKGTNKQDRYGLNSLFAQSVKGTGIQEETPQFISEFNRYCANSGKLSPSKFKIAVFSYETPNENYFRILNEQGSPLIDQLISDSGIEEFRTGITRYLKEEKRPQLFEALANDLQPVCVALRRLYLEQHRELESQPINIEGVKSRRLEQLNYELGQIGTALIEHISQEVNETITNQCPIFEEDFRKLKVKMVSRMDELLNTFSVEEAYRRATHTHPRNSTAPLLAILVEAFYFMANELEEVLVAESQQVIANWFVYLMDRIRHQEYYRQMCRLIGTDAGVEQAFKSLETQVQHAIRAAASSECDRYVRESARFYDENTFSIYQFRQVLQQTSQAYDCASMVEAEPAIRQLLKMDFEPKVKQTIQSAFRQTINQTFKTHLLPLAKAQEESILQQYNRARAHLEKTLEKEAQEQLDHNQKNQSQLQETVNTYNEAVGGINQCLQGMQLDRYQLPAVKFKDDFITAGEVSEANHLNEQKQQVEALVD